CTTCCCAAAACTCCACCAGACCACTTTCTTCTACtatcacattcatcattttGTGAACAATGCTCCTTTCTAGCAAATTTGTGGAAGGAAGGTATCTTTGGAAGCTGTAGTAGTGTACTGCATCTGGCTTCTGCAGAAGCATATGCCTGCAAAGAACAAAAACCATGAAATCTTTAAAGCAACATGACAAAAATAGGGAAAGGAAGCATAGGTCTGTTGACAATAAAAAGAACTACGTTTTGCCCTACTAAATGAGATCAATTAGTAGATCAAACAACACCATATGTCCTATCATAAGTCATATTACACTATTACAGTCAATTCCTtataatctaaattattttcaatggtTTCATCTATAATTTTGGTCTGTAACTACTCTTATACCCTCCACCTAACTACCCTCCATATTGGGACTTCCAGAGGCCTTTTTCCAGATATAAACAACCCATCTAAGGTGAGACTCTGCCTGCATAAGCCTATTTTCTCCAACTATTAGTTCCCAATGATAGGTTTGTCGAGTGGCAACGTCATTgctattctttattattttacctgtaactatttataaaatattgaatataaattgtaaaaacagaTGCTACAACTAAAGAGCTTGCTAAAAGTATATGCAACCCCTATTTTTTATAAAGCTCAAGCCACAAAACAGCTGGTTTTGGGTTCACTCAAACCAGGCAAAATTTGATCACAGTTAGGCTTGTTTCCAGCAGATTTGTATTACACGAGTATGCACCTAACATCCTTCATACTAGCAAACCTAACCCAATAAGGACATAAGTGTTAGCCATGTTCCCAACCAGGACAAGCAGACACTCGAGTAAAGTTTGTAAGTTGTAACAAGCAAGCACCACACCAACAGATTAATGGAATTAAAACTAAGCACGAAGAGAAACAAACCTGAGCAGCAGCATGTGCTTTAGCACGGGCCTCTTCCGCAGCAGCAATGGCAGCCCGTTCTTCTTCAGTCAAGGCATAATAGTTATCCTCCTCTGCAGCAGCTTTGTCTATTGAACCTTGGGACCTGGAAGAACTGACATCATGCCTTGAGTCATTTGCTGCTTGTTGTTTTCCTTGTTTGCTGTGCAATTTCCTCACTTGTGAATTGCTTCCAGCAGATGCAGGATTCAGCAAACCTCCTTTATTTTCAAGCATGCCATGCTGTGTACTCAAAGGTGGCTTTCCTGAGGCAGAGTCTTTCAAAGGTTTTCTCTTTGATAAATCTACAGCAGCTGCTTGTCTTGACAACTTCAACCCCCCATTAGAAGCTTTTTCCTTGCGGAAAACTTCAAGCCATACATTGACCAACTGGCTTGCTATAGCACGAATATCACGGCTAGTATGTACACAAACTTTTTCCTTCACAGTTTTTCCTATTCCTGCACCAACAATAGGaaacttaaaacaaaaatacaagGCAAATTAAAGATACCATATTCCACATGACAGACAGAATAATCTCCTGGAGCATACGGagattggaaaaaaaaatataaagaaattatTCATATTTCATTAGATTGATCATGAGTAGGGAGTTGGTAATCATAAGAAAAGGCACAAACTGGGTTTGACatttatagtttaaaaaaaatggaacaGGAAATCGTTCTAATCTTACGCAAACTGATCCCATTAAGATAACCATGTATTTCTACCTCAAATATTAGATATAACAGATAGATGAGATCCAGTAATAAAACCTATTTTCATAAATTCATGAATTTCAATGCATACACACAAAAATTCATAAGGGGAAAAAAGCACCTGACACGCGTACAGCAAGCAGATCAGTGGAAACACGTACAAGAAGACGCACACAATGTCGCAAGAGTTGGGTTCCATCCTTCCCCATGGAGTCCTATATTGAGATATATGGAATATGAAGCACATAATCTAAAATCCTATAACCAAAagataaatttatcttttttatgttttttaccAGAAATGGCTGCATGCTCAGAGTACTATTTGTCAAAgaagatacaaaataacttgACAATAATGAATCTAGTACAATCATACCAGTATCCATGAGTTGAGAACGGTTAGCCCCGCTCTACTCCCAGCAAAGGATTTCCACTTTCCAAGAGGAAGACTTAGCAATTGCTTTGCCACATGCAAGCGCCCGGCACTGGTTTTTGCAGTGAAAAACATTTCTCTTAATAAAGCTTCCCGGGTCACAGATTGAGCACCATCTAAAGAGTTCTTGTACAATAAACTAGAAAGCTCAACTGCATTAAGTTTCTTTGTTATCTCCCTAACTTCATCCCTTTCAGTATCTAGCTGCCTCTGTGCAGCTTCCATTGCCTCCACCTCTGCAGTATAATCATTACCAGAGCTCAATATGTCAATTATGCGAACTGCCTCCCGAAGTCCACTCATCATAGCACCACCAACAGTATCAGGGTGTTCTTTGCATGTTGCTTCACCAGAAAAAAACAAACAGTTATCAACTGGCCTCCCTAATAGATCATAGTCTTCTCCTGATGCTCCAATGGCAACATAAGAGTAAGCACCATAGCTAAAAGGATCTCTACCCCAATCTGTTACAACATGGGCAACAGGATCTGGAACTGAAGTTTCCCCAAAAAGTTTACGAAGAACCTTCAATGCATGTTCAACATGATCAGAAGAGCTCAAATTTTGACCATCTATCGCTGCCTTACCAACAACTAATGCTATAAGGACAGGAGCGCCAACTGTCTTCCTGACATTCCAGAACATAAAGCAGTGACCTCTTTTACCTCTCTCCTCAGCTGTTGCTCCAAAGTAATCCACAGCATCATCCCAAAATACACTTGGaaattccaaaaccactttatTGAGAACTCCATAACCAAGACGCTGAACAGCAGAATATTTCCACTCAGGCAAAGGGGGAGAAAATTGTATGGTTTCTGCCTTCAAACAGCCTAGTGGAACGGTGACGAGAACAGCATCCCCAAAGAACTCACTGCCATCTGACGTGGAAACTTTGACTTTACTGCAGCGACCAGGTTCCTCGATATCGTAAGACACATTTGTTACAACATGGTTCAATTGAATAGGAAGCCCTTCTGCAAGAGACTCAACAACAGCACTGTAACCGCCTTTAATCATACAATGAGCTCCTCCAAATCCTCCATACACGTCATCTTGATTCCAGTTGGGAAGAGAAACTTCTGTAAGTGAAGCTGCACATCCATACTCCAAATGAGCATAGTGCCAATCCATGACCCTTCTCTCCAGAGGACTTAAAATGTCCTGCTCGAATTTTTTTTCCACTGTACTGACCTTTTTGGAATCCAACGGACTATCTCCAGAATTGACTTGTTCAATCTCTTCACCACTTCCAGCATGTGCCAAGCGGCGAATCTTAAGGGCATACTCTAAACCATCTTCAAGAGACATTCTCATTGCTTGTTCACCTTTCTGAGCAACAAGCAATTCCATACCATCAAGAAGACTATTGTATTCAGCTTCCAGTGCCTCATCCATATCTGCCGGGACCTTTTGTCCTGTCATTATGTCATAGAGAGGACAGTCACTGTTCAGTACCGTCAACTCAAGGCCCAACTGTGAGCAAACCAGTGAGGAAGGATCTGGTCTTCTCTCAGTGGCCACATCAGCCTCAACACCAGTGATAATGCTAGCACCCAGATCCACAGGGACAGAAAGGGATGAGCGATCTGTAAATACTCGACCTCCTATCCTATTCCTTGCCTCGAGTACAGTCACAGTCAACCCCTGACGTTGCAAGTGACGAGCAGCAGTTAGCCCAGAAGGACCAGCTCCAATGACAATAACTCTCTTTCTAGCCTCAGAATCAGACAACATTTGATCACCTATGCGATCAGCCGAGACGGTTTTAACACAGATAGATTCATTGCTCTGTTCTGTAGCTACAGCAGAAGCCAGTCTGCAATCAGGAAATTTGGAGGAAGGAACAACATTGTTTATATTGACATGTCTAGTTCCACTAAGTCCTTCCTGAATATTCCTGCCTTCTGTAGCTTCAGCTGGTATGTCTTCATCCTCCCCTTTAAGGCCATGGTTATTCTCCATGGACACATCTGACATTTTAGTCTGACCAACAATAAATGATACTCCCTCTTCAGAGTCAGCAATTGAAGCAGTGGAGCTTTCCTCAAAACCTTTTTCTTTCACAAGTTTATAAGAATGCATTGCACTACTTCCAACATCCTTATGAGAAGCAATACCAATGTTTATATAACCCTGGAAAAAGGATTTCGTCATTTCCCACCATTAAATAAGCACAAACAGTTTCTGGATTAGGTTGTTTTGTGTTTGTAGCAATTTAGAATCCAAATCTACGCAGattttttcctttaaaagaAAGTGAGTTTTCtccaccaaaaagaaaaaataattgaaaaatgcactgaaaatgattaaattatcaaatacaaaatatgGATCCAAATATTCGTAGGGTAAGGGAGCCAAGGAAATGAAAATTGATAGCTGCATAACACGTTGACAAACTTACACATTGGTCGAGAAATGTGTAGACATCCCTAGTAAGAGATGAACGAGGACTTTTATTCTCAGATTGAGCATCACTAACTCCACATTCAGCAAGAGGCAAAACACGCGTAACATCTCTACTCCAAAGACTTAAGATCTGATTTCTGCAATGCATTAAATTCAGAGATTACTATAGCAAGCTTCACTAGCAAATACAGGACGAAGGCCATTGCCCATCACAATACAACACCAATGTCTCGTTTGGGGTCAAGCATGGAATTAGAGCTTGGAATTGGAATTGAGATTAAATTCCACACTACGATTCCAATTCTGATGTCCAAAGGGACCATAACCCACAAAATTAAGAAATGTGCAATAACCAAAGACAAAGGGGAAAAAAGAACCAATAAAACAGGCATCTAATAAAATGAATGTGGTAATTTATCCGTCTATatgtttttgtctttttcaaATGACAACTAAAAGCTAGTTCATTCGCTCAATCAGACAAGTTAATATGCAACAGGAGATATATggcaataaataaatattctcaTTTTTGTGTTT
This portion of the Arachis duranensis cultivar V14167 chromosome 6, aradu.V14167.gnm2.J7QH, whole genome shotgun sequence genome encodes:
- the LOC107493099 gene encoding lysine-specific histone demethylase 1 homolog 3; amino-acid sequence: MDGGDVRAGGKKKRPKPVEIGFDSDDDEPIGSMFKLRKSRGSKKKVGSAASEGSCGDGAKNVDAVTRKLVDAKDDLVGGMDDTLASFRKRLKGSGATRATSSVLNATVESSDRSLDLSVDGIEGHVASDDDVVARGSVRASKDEKGVNLSVGDRLQRSSDENMEDSLSAIFRKAQSSSVRKFRGSSGSRKKKESHNGDNKKHGDGCFLVEVTEGICHSNILDVCNEDRQQLSSIQSENFRCASDQERILNDALKQCSSMSHDVEMIDNGSLSKVVEGVSGTEGEVKNKLTDELAPVCNFGSEHGRTSMKKENFLPPCDTEPLVKSTGNISNENNYMVTGKVFSGCQVEVDEGVKSETEVVSDKDCCDYNGLNTKPDVKDLVLGISLEKNDVTASGSLSPKMSVEANESELDVLSNHSKKPLEVYSASILKCNSMLDPVQSDGSSLPSAPDENENNAEYNDSLSDFAYKDSKIRAVRKAKMHKHGDMTYEGDADWENLTNDQALNENHAAEDSESVAVVAVSAGLRAHAAGPMEKIKFKEMLKRKGGLKEYLACRNQILSLWSRDVTRVLPLAECGVSDAQSENKSPRSSLTRDVYTFLDQCGYINIGIASHKDVGSSAMHSYKLVKEKGFEESSTASIADSEEGVSFIVGQTKMSDVSMENNHGLKGEDEDIPAEATEGRNIQEGLSGTRHVNINNVVPSSKFPDCRLASAVATEQSNESICVKTVSADRIGDQMLSDSEARKRVIVIGAGPSGLTAARHLQRQGLTVTVLEARNRIGGRVFTDRSSLSVPVDLGASIITGVEADVATERRPDPSSLVCSQLGLELTVLNSDCPLYDIMTGQKVPADMDEALEAEYNSLLDGMELLVAQKGEQAMRMSLEDGLEYALKIRRLAHAGSGEEIEQVNSGDSPLDSKKVSTVEKKFEQDILSPLERRVMDWHYAHLEYGCAASLTEVSLPNWNQDDVYGGFGGAHCMIKGGYSAVVESLAEGLPIQLNHVVTNVSYDIEEPGRCSKVKVSTSDGSEFFGDAVLVTVPLGCLKAETIQFSPPLPEWKYSAVQRLGYGVLNKVVLEFPSVFWDDAVDYFGATAEERGKRGHCFMFWNVRKTVGAPVLIALVVGKAAIDGQNLSSSDHVEHALKVLRKLFGETSVPDPVAHVVTDWGRDPFSYGAYSYVAIGASGEDYDLLGRPVDNCLFFSGEATCKEHPDTVGGAMMSGLREAVRIIDILSSGNDYTAEVEAMEAAQRQLDTERDEVREITKKLNAVELSSLLYKNSLDGAQSVTREALLREMFFTAKTSAGRLHVAKQLLSLPLGKWKSFAGSRAGLTVLNSWILDSMGKDGTQLLRHCVRLLVRVSTDLLAVRVSGIGKTVKEKVCVHTSRDIRAIASQLVNVWLEVFRKEKASNGGLKLSRQAAAVDLSKRKPLKDSASGKPPLSTQHGMLENKGGLLNPASAGSNSQVRKLHSKQGKQQAANDSRHDVSSSRSQGSIDKAAAEEDNYYALTEEERAAIAAAEEARAKAHAAAQAYASAEARCSTLLQLPKIPSFHKFARKEHCSQNDECDSRRKWSGGVLGRQDCISEIDSRNCRVREWSVDFSAACVNLENSRMSVDNLSQRSHSNEIASHLNFREHSGESVAAADSSLYTKAWIDTSAGVGIKDSYAIERWQSQAAAADSCFSHPTIHMGDEEDSNAQSMLSSRKRDGLANESSISQVTVNKEALKGHHRGADHIKQAVVDYVASLLMPLYKARKLDKDGYKAIMKKSATKVMEAATDAEKAMMVHEFLDFKRKNKIRSFVDVLIERHMAAKSNAKS